One window from the genome of Bacteroidota bacterium encodes:
- a CDS encoding DEAD/DEAH box helicase family protein has protein sequence MSNPILNSPYEEPKWHYYTNLNGTLNYEEIMPGRRPFSPEVPSVPFADTNQNNLFGAELADDYSTHIINRLREEIKKWRQNGYHGTTRISKELLDFWFNNPDRISTHRLFFAQQEAIETAIYLNEVAPKENFGNFVLSELEKFRSVEMPDPENRFERIAFKMATGTGKTVVMACLILYHYLNRHEYRNDTRFADKFLIITPGITIKDRLGVLFVDTINRGIKRKDYYSERNLVPRQHEALINGLNSRLTITNYHALEQRTLQGNKKTPFDGKKDIYGNAMDSGNLEDFGLTLRRLLGESKSKNRLLVINDEAHHCYFPKSKKKTEDNEEVNENVRAAVWFTGIKEISKRFTLQGVYDLSATPYYLRGSGYRDYSLFGWVVTDFGLIDAIEAGLVKIPFLPVSDNSQELEESKLRNIYEHVRDELPKMGQKKRKSEANKDGVKLVEEPPKLPLLVQTALFQFHDHYNKYAEGLRKAYEAKQDLLTAPPVFIVVCNNTSVSKEVYKYLAGYEFTDEKGNLQIAHGKFEEFNNFEITGLAKKRPPTLLIDSDALEDSGQISDDFKRVFKSEIDEFKKDYAQQHGGGSMEDITDAEILREVVNTVGKPGKLGAHVKCIVSVSMLTEGWDANTVTHIMGLRAFGSQLLCEQVAGRALRRSNYILQGYDKDGNPVDDKRKIVVEKFPPEYAHIIGIPFKMMKGGTTSPPVDPGEITIITAIPEREEAYEIEFPNIIGYRIDRGTDEIRFDFSDVSDFEVDGTKYPTDVTLQTAFSPETSGLTLEEFLEKRDQEIIYDITRSLIKFHFSEENGTPYFELFPACKEVVSNWYENKIRLIGITEKKYRKLVYLFEPKVVVDHIFRGINTHRNNSEFIKPVLNFYNKIGSTKYVHGRTSKEVYRTVKSHVNFVIADSDWEKIAAKALDEMPQVISYVKNNFLSFQIPYVKEGKERIYFPDFIAVCNTVSGETINLIIEITGMSKDKDGKKWFVENRWLPAANSIKDKFGFNTWHFIEIADEIRDIKNRLTEKLESL, from the coding sequence TTGTCAAATCCAATATTAAATTCTCCATACGAAGAACCAAAGTGGCACTACTATACTAATCTTAACGGCACTCTCAATTACGAAGAGATCATGCCGGGCAGAAGACCTTTCTCACCCGAAGTTCCTTCGGTTCCTTTTGCCGATACCAACCAAAACAATCTCTTTGGTGCTGAGTTAGCGGATGATTACTCGACCCACATCATTAACAGGTTAAGGGAAGAAATTAAAAAATGGAGGCAGAATGGATATCACGGGACTACCCGTATATCTAAAGAGCTCCTCGACTTTTGGTTTAATAACCCCGATCGCATCTCCACACACAGATTGTTTTTTGCACAGCAGGAAGCGATCGAAACAGCCATCTACCTAAATGAAGTTGCCCCGAAAGAGAATTTTGGAAACTTTGTTCTGTCGGAACTTGAAAAATTCCGCTCTGTTGAAATGCCTGATCCTGAAAACAGGTTTGAAAGAATTGCTTTTAAGATGGCAACGGGTACAGGAAAAACGGTGGTAATGGCTTGTCTCATTCTTTATCATTATCTGAACCGTCACGAGTATAGAAATGATACCCGTTTTGCGGATAAATTTCTTATCATTACCCCTGGAATTACCATTAAAGACAGGCTTGGAGTCCTCTTTGTTGATACCATAAACAGGGGGATAAAACGAAAAGATTATTACAGTGAACGAAATCTCGTACCAAGACAGCATGAAGCCCTCATTAATGGATTGAATTCCAGACTTACCATTACTAACTATCACGCTCTCGAACAAAGAACCCTTCAAGGAAATAAAAAGACTCCTTTCGACGGAAAAAAAGATATTTATGGAAATGCCATGGATTCGGGGAATCTCGAAGATTTTGGGCTGACACTTCGCAGGTTGCTCGGTGAATCCAAATCGAAAAACAGGCTGCTTGTAATAAACGATGAAGCTCATCACTGCTATTTCCCCAAATCAAAGAAAAAGACTGAAGATAATGAGGAAGTAAATGAGAATGTAAGAGCGGCAGTATGGTTCACCGGAATAAAAGAGATATCAAAAAGGTTTACTTTGCAAGGGGTCTATGATCTCTCTGCAACACCCTACTACCTGAGAGGATCAGGTTACCGGGATTACAGCCTTTTTGGCTGGGTTGTCACAGATTTTGGTTTGATTGACGCGATTGAGGCAGGACTCGTTAAAATCCCATTTCTGCCGGTTTCCGACAACTCACAGGAGCTTGAAGAAAGCAAACTTCGCAATATCTACGAGCATGTCAGAGATGAGCTCCCGAAAATGGGGCAAAAGAAAAGGAAATCGGAAGCAAACAAAGACGGAGTAAAACTCGTTGAAGAACCTCCGAAATTGCCGTTGCTCGTACAAACAGCTCTTTTTCAATTTCACGATCATTATAATAAATATGCTGAAGGTTTGCGAAAGGCTTATGAGGCGAAACAGGATCTGCTTACTGCACCTCCTGTTTTTATTGTAGTCTGCAACAACACTTCTGTATCAAAAGAGGTCTATAAATATCTCGCCGGTTATGAGTTTACGGATGAAAAGGGAAATCTTCAGATAGCTCATGGCAAATTCGAAGAATTTAATAATTTTGAGATTACGGGGCTTGCAAAAAAACGCCCGCCAACTCTTCTTATCGACAGCGATGCCCTTGAAGATTCGGGACAAATCAGTGATGACTTTAAGAGAGTTTTCAAATCTGAAATTGATGAATTCAAAAAGGATTATGCACAGCAACACGGTGGTGGAAGCATGGAAGATATCACGGATGCCGAAATTCTCCGTGAAGTGGTTAATACCGTGGGTAAGCCTGGGAAACTTGGGGCACATGTAAAATGTATCGTTTCGGTTTCCATGCTGACTGAGGGGTGGGATGCAAACACAGTTACGCATATCATGGGATTAAGGGCTTTCGGATCCCAACTGTTATGTGAGCAGGTTGCCGGCAGGGCACTAAGACGCTCAAATTATATTCTGCAAGGTTACGACAAAGACGGGAATCCTGTCGATGATAAAAGAAAAATTGTTGTGGAAAAATTCCCTCCCGAATATGCCCATATCATAGGTATTCCTTTCAAAATGATGAAGGGAGGAACTACATCACCTCCTGTTGATCCCGGTGAGATCACAATTATCACAGCCATCCCTGAGCGGGAGGAGGCTTATGAAATTGAGTTTCCCAATATCATTGGTTACAGAATTGACAGGGGAACGGATGAAATCAGATTCGACTTTTCTGATGTTTCCGATTTTGAAGTTGACGGTACAAAATATCCGACTGATGTAACTCTGCAAACTGCCTTTTCTCCCGAAACGAGCGGTTTGACCCTTGAAGAGTTCCTAGAAAAAAGAGACCAGGAAATTATTTATGACATCACCAGAAGTCTGATCAAGTTCCATTTTTCCGAGGAAAATGGCACCCCATATTTTGAACTGTTCCCGGCGTGCAAGGAAGTGGTTTCTAACTGGTATGAGAATAAAATCAGACTGATCGGAATCACGGAAAAGAAATACAGAAAACTGGTGTATCTGTTCGAGCCAAAAGTGGTTGTCGACCATATCTTCAGAGGCATCAACACCCACCGTAATAACTCCGAATTTATTAAACCCGTGCTTAATTTTTATAACAAAATTGGCAGTACAAAGTATGTTCACGGCAGGACAAGCAAAGAGGTTTACAGAACCGTAAAGAGTCATGTAAACTTCGTTATTGCTGATAGTGACTGGGAAAAAATCGCTGCAAAAGCACTGGATGAAATGCCTCAGGTAATTTCCTATGTGAAAAACAACTTCCTTTCTTTTCAGATTCCTTATGTAAAGGAAGGGAAGGAGAGAATCTATTTCCCTGATTTCATAGCAGTATGCAACACAGTATCCGGGGAAACAATAAATCTCATCATCGAAATTACGGGAATGAGCAAGGATAAGGATGGAAAAAAATGGTTCGTTGAAAACAGATGGCTGCCGGCAGCCAATTCGATAAAAGACAAATTTGGATTCAATACATGGCATTTTATTGAAATAGCCGATGAAATAAGAGATATTAAAAACAGACTGACTGAAAAATTAGAGAGTTTATGA
- a CDS encoding tetratricopeptide repeat protein: MKKRVLQVTLLFFIATIIVVSGYKLSSSPVSGKETKKVSVAEEEHSAKGLLTAESQKESSDSLLKIFNRALTAFDSTKYNVAINLWHSTLQGFYQEKDYENYVIAINNIGVAYNNMKRHELALDYFQLSLQKSKELKLNKYVDTYYDNLIYYYEQYIAGFKTEDLIIDAINYFGKEKDATLLEKYELKLPDSKSLLASATAKIQALEQEIKTEKNKAQIAESYKTLGDMYSYTGDFLKAKESYLESVKLAKESNIDSTLVNAMTMMVNLDMLARHLKDPKYKDLWKVSSTETENRVFFISDINYITADSLIATVFGGRYDNMVPGSEVNVWACVYPELPDHDVFSLGKGRVLDVGDYKSKIGIKLFDGVNKNKKLFIVDHAYIPVARKTGYSTPLLDVAKSEIVFRDNSQNILYSYGVLNYLADPLLDAKILEIFLADYPPIYSIIDDLVKEDPAYQKPAETGEFKGLTVDKAIRKSDVETVKHFLYFIKDFPAKYLGLSFKFIESYFSWISSDAIAGQTKLANLILKASGEKDLRKIFEVDSISIADYDIPGKFADSTEDLYPKGLMDEAEKYSLAATLFADWLKNNDKIKRVYLARGLYLKAKGDMAGTEYAYKRSLEYARLVKDTSYIAMNQHNLGILYSDLEQYEKSIAYYDSCLAIRKKMVATEPSDWLWERLGGTYWGKAYSLAGMDKYKESVEFYELALASYDSSKGTSVSDDKLTVLRNIADVYSKMGNYQKSLDIYKRVHELSLITGNKKKQAQNLFDMGYTYFELGEYQIAIENYTKSYNLYLELEDLDNAGLCQSNIGQALWNLGKFDDAIKAHNKAIEHRIKTGNLADQAFSYSKIGSLYSKQGDPGKAMEYFDKAVELYKSQNDEKGMAEVYDNIGAMYKYLKDFEKTFDFFNKSLAIKEKSKDKYAIAENWFEQGLAYMTFNDVANATTALKKSLELNLLVNDKLDAIYCMINLGQLQYGYRNNFDTALVIFNSALKMAKEISNNSPIAYCFKQIGLLYSETGGSAISGKYLDSALAIYESMQEKAEIGNVLINLGSASIAGGEFDKALGYFLKAEAVAKEMNNNNLLGDVYLYKGDLNRVLGEYKKAQAIFDTAYSYYDKIDNPWALASIFISYGNIYNSLGEYQLSIDNYSKSDSIYKSLENDYYRATPLNNMGTVYFWQGDYAAALPYFQKSLSILDSLKYFGDFRATVLSNIGEVLYEQKKYDEAEKFLIKSIEHAKKTGAKTYLTTPYGLLASLYIDTKKTDLAEKYAKLAYDLSTELKDRNDLMYSSLVLGRLNYIKNDFKSSNKFLDNSIKLSQELGTNKLVYHSYYYKALNFQQEKNQDSSISFLRKAVNVLSDIRGKLVGGDKAAKLFSSGDLKVKIYEALINAFIQKGQLDSALYYLDMSYNEGLKEQFGNVTPKFDDKNQNEAIEKEKELKNKKSGLEEELQKEKSKPAELRNNEKIASLEASLEVAENSYVEFIMQTVQKNPGLDDYFKDNINPVSFLEWQEFIPDDVAVLAYLMGDNNLYIFGATSDTVGAVVMNIKKDELEQKLVEFYSMLKDSYPAKEIGEVDPDTYSPKNKSMTMEDEMYLAPQRKLAMELYQMLVQPVKSIFKGKKKLCVVPFGKLYYLPFETLISSQPGEKVKFLLEDHLLFYVTSFKVFSQNMAKEAVPFKLIAFANADKSLPSSENEVNGLKKLFTDAEIYSKDDATEEKIRSLAKGQFNTLHLATHGNMNYGEITKSFLTMAKKGAGQDPLSDGQLTINEVWGLTNLRNYKLVTLSACKTAISEEFAKGWLVSPANAFLKIGVQTVVASLWQVEDEATSILMTEFYTNLKTMSKSEALQKAKLKLIKNPKYAFPYFWAPFIMVGDYR, encoded by the coding sequence ATGAAAAAGCGAGTTTTACAAGTTACACTTTTATTCTTTATTGCAACCATAATTGTGGTCTCAGGCTACAAACTGAGCTCTTCGCCCGTCAGCGGCAAGGAGACCAAAAAAGTGTCTGTAGCGGAGGAAGAACATTCTGCAAAAGGGCTGCTGACGGCAGAATCTCAAAAGGAAAGTTCCGATTCACTTCTAAAAATATTCAACCGGGCTCTTACAGCTTTCGACTCCACAAAATACAATGTTGCCATAAATTTGTGGCACTCCACACTTCAGGGTTTTTATCAGGAAAAGGATTATGAAAATTATGTAATCGCCATTAACAATATTGGCGTGGCATACAATAACATGAAAAGACACGAGCTCGCTCTCGACTACTTTCAGCTTTCTCTCCAAAAATCGAAGGAATTAAAACTCAACAAATATGTTGATACATATTACGACAATCTCATCTACTATTATGAACAATATATCGCCGGTTTCAAAACAGAGGACCTGATAATTGACGCAATAAATTATTTCGGCAAGGAGAAAGATGCCACACTCCTAGAAAAATATGAATTAAAACTTCCTGATTCCAAATCTCTGCTTGCAAGCGCAACCGCAAAAATACAGGCATTGGAGCAGGAAATAAAGACTGAAAAGAACAAAGCTCAAATTGCTGAGTCTTACAAGACTCTCGGTGACATGTATTCTTACACAGGTGATTTTTTAAAAGCAAAAGAGAGCTATCTGGAAAGTGTCAAGCTGGCAAAGGAATCGAATATCGATTCCACCCTTGTGAATGCCATGACGATGATGGTCAATCTTGACATGCTTGCCAGGCATTTGAAGGATCCGAAATACAAGGACCTTTGGAAGGTTTCATCCACAGAGACCGAGAACAGGGTGTTTTTCATCTCCGACATAAATTACATTACTGCCGACTCCCTGATTGCCACAGTTTTCGGCGGGAGATATGATAACATGGTACCCGGATCTGAAGTAAATGTGTGGGCGTGTGTATATCCTGAACTTCCCGACCACGATGTTTTCAGTCTGGGAAAAGGAAGGGTACTCGATGTTGGTGATTACAAAAGCAAAATCGGGATTAAGTTATTCGACGGTGTAAACAAGAACAAAAAACTTTTTATTGTAGATCACGCTTACATTCCGGTTGCCAGAAAAACAGGTTACTCCACACCGCTTCTCGATGTTGCGAAGTCAGAAATCGTATTCAGGGACAATTCCCAAAATATTTTATACAGTTACGGTGTACTGAATTATCTCGCAGATCCATTACTTGATGCAAAAATTCTTGAAATATTTCTCGCTGATTATCCTCCGATTTACAGTATCATTGATGATCTCGTGAAAGAAGACCCGGCTTATCAAAAACCGGCAGAAACAGGTGAGTTCAAAGGACTTACGGTAGACAAGGCGATCAGAAAATCCGATGTGGAGACCGTAAAACACTTCCTCTATTTTATAAAAGATTTCCCCGCCAAATATCTCGGGCTCTCCTTCAAATTTATCGAGTCCTACTTTTCATGGATTTCCTCTGATGCCATAGCGGGCCAGACCAAACTCGCTAATCTGATCCTGAAAGCCAGCGGTGAAAAGGATCTGCGAAAAATATTTGAGGTCGACAGCATTTCAATCGCAGATTATGACATTCCCGGAAAGTTTGCAGATTCCACAGAAGACCTTTACCCCAAGGGACTGATGGATGAAGCAGAGAAATACTCCCTGGCTGCAACTTTATTTGCAGACTGGTTGAAAAACAACGATAAAATCAAGAGAGTTTACCTTGCAAGAGGTCTTTACCTCAAGGCAAAAGGTGACATGGCAGGAACGGAATACGCCTACAAGAGAAGTCTTGAGTATGCACGATTAGTAAAAGACACATCGTATATAGCTATGAATCAGCATAATCTGGGAATATTATATTCCGATCTTGAGCAATATGAAAAATCGATAGCATATTATGACAGTTGTCTTGCAATCAGGAAAAAAATGGTTGCCACCGAACCCTCCGACTGGCTGTGGGAGAGACTCGGGGGCACCTACTGGGGAAAGGCATACTCGCTCGCAGGCATGGACAAGTATAAGGAGTCTGTCGAGTTTTATGAACTTGCACTTGCGTCCTACGACTCGAGCAAGGGGACATCTGTTTCCGACGACAAGCTCACAGTATTAAGAAATATTGCCGATGTCTACTCGAAGATGGGTAACTATCAGAAATCGCTCGATATCTACAAAAGAGTCCACGAACTCAGCCTGATTACGGGTAACAAAAAGAAACAGGCACAGAATCTTTTCGACATGGGATATACCTATTTCGAACTCGGAGAATACCAGATTGCAATCGAGAACTATACAAAAAGTTACAATCTTTATCTTGAACTTGAAGATCTTGACAATGCGGGTCTGTGTCAGTCGAACATCGGGCAGGCACTTTGGAATCTCGGCAAGTTCGATGATGCAATAAAAGCCCACAACAAAGCGATTGAACACCGGATAAAGACAGGAAACCTGGCAGATCAGGCTTTCTCTTATTCAAAAATCGGGTCACTCTACAGCAAACAGGGTGATCCCGGCAAAGCGATGGAATATTTTGACAAGGCTGTCGAACTTTACAAATCACAAAACGATGAAAAAGGGATGGCAGAGGTGTATGATAACATCGGTGCCATGTACAAATATTTGAAAGATTTCGAGAAAACATTCGACTTCTTCAACAAGAGTCTCGCCATAAAGGAAAAATCGAAAGACAAGTATGCAATAGCGGAAAACTGGTTTGAACAGGGGCTTGCCTACATGACATTCAACGATGTGGCTAATGCAACCACAGCTCTTAAAAAGAGTCTGGAACTCAACCTTCTTGTGAATGACAAACTCGATGCCATCTACTGTATGATAAACCTTGGTCAGTTGCAGTATGGTTACCGGAATAATTTTGATACCGCTCTTGTGATATTCAACAGTGCCCTGAAAATGGCGAAGGAAATCAGCAACAATTCCCCGATTGCTTACTGCTTCAAGCAGATAGGTCTACTCTACTCTGAAACCGGCGGATCCGCCATTTCGGGTAAATATCTCGATTCAGCACTTGCGATTTATGAATCGATGCAGGAAAAGGCAGAGATCGGGAATGTCCTGATAAATCTCGGTTCCGCATCAATTGCCGGAGGAGAGTTTGACAAGGCACTCGGTTACTTCCTTAAGGCAGAGGCTGTGGCGAAGGAAATGAACAACAACAACCTTCTTGGTGATGTCTACCTCTATAAAGGTGATCTGAACCGTGTTTTGGGTGAGTACAAGAAGGCTCAGGCGATTTTCGATACCGCCTACAGCTATTACGACAAGATCGACAATCCGTGGGCTCTTGCAAGCATTTTCATTTCATACGGGAATATTTACAACTCTCTTGGTGAATATCAGCTTTCGATCGATAACTATTCAAAATCTGACAGCATATACAAATCGCTCGAAAACGACTATTACAGAGCGACACCTCTGAATAACATGGGAACCGTCTATTTCTGGCAGGGTGACTACGCAGCAGCACTTCCATATTTCCAAAAGTCACTTTCGATACTCGATTCATTGAAATATTTCGGTGATTTCCGGGCGACGGTTCTTTCAAACATCGGTGAGGTGTTGTATGAACAAAAGAAATATGATGAGGCAGAGAAATTCCTGATAAAGTCGATCGAACATGCCAAGAAAACAGGTGCAAAAACATATCTGACCACTCCTTACGGACTCCTTGCATCACTCTATATCGATACCAAAAAGACCGATCTTGCAGAAAAGTATGCGAAACTTGCATATGATCTAAGTACCGAACTGAAGGACAGAAACGACCTGATGTACAGTTCGCTTGTGCTCGGCAGACTCAACTACATCAAAAATGATTTCAAGTCCTCCAATAAATTTCTTGATAATTCAATTAAACTCTCGCAGGAGCTGGGGACAAACAAGCTGGTCTATCACTCCTACTATTATAAAGCCCTGAATTTTCAGCAGGAAAAAAATCAGGATTCCTCAATTTCCTTCCTTAGAAAAGCAGTGAATGTACTTTCTGACATCCGGGGGAAACTTGTGGGAGGCGACAAGGCTGCCAAGCTTTTCTCATCGGGTGATTTGAAGGTAAAAATTTATGAGGCGCTGATAAACGCCTTCATCCAAAAAGGGCAGTTGGACAGTGCTCTCTATTATCTCGATATGAGTTATAATGAAGGGCTGAAAGAGCAGTTTGGAAATGTAACTCCAAAATTTGATGACAAAAACCAAAACGAGGCGATAGAAAAAGAGAAGGAACTGAAAAATAAAAAATCGGGTCTGGAAGAGGAGCTTCAAAAGGAGAAGTCGAAACCTGCAGAACTAAGAAACAACGAGAAAATTGCGAGTCTTGAGGCAAGTCTCGAGGTAGCTGAAAACAGTTATGTTGAATTTATAATGCAGACAGTGCAAAAAAATCCGGGTCTCGACGATTATTTCAAAGACAACATTAACCCTGTAAGTTTCCTTGAGTGGCAGGAGTTCATCCCCGATGATGTTGCGGTGCTTGCCTACCTGATGGGCGACAACAACCTCTACATTTTTGGTGCCACTTCCGACACAGTCGGTGCTGTCGTGATGAACATCAAAAAAGATGAACTCGAGCAGAAACTCGTTGAATTTTACTCGATGCTGAAGGATTCCTATCCTGCAAAAGAGATTGGTGAGGTTGATCCTGACACCTACTCACCTAAAAATAAAAGCATGACGATGGAAGATGAAATGTATCTTGCACCGCAGAGAAAGCTTGCGATGGAGCTTTATCAGATGCTGGTTCAGCCCGTAAAATCGATATTCAAGGGGAAGAAAAAGCTTTGCGTTGTCCCTTTTGGAAAGCTCTATTATCTTCCGTTTGAAACTTTGATCTCCTCGCAACCGGGTGAAAAAGTTAAGTTCTTGCTGGAGGATCACCTGTTGTTCTATGTAACCTCCTTCAAAGTATTCTCCCAAAACATGGCAAAAGAAGCCGTTCCGTTCAAACTGATCGCATTCGCCAATGCAGATAAATCACTTCCTTCTTCAGAGAATGAAGTAAACGGATTGAAAAAACTGTTTACCGATGCAGAAATCTATTCAAAAGATGATGCCACCGAGGAGAAAATCCGCTCTCTCGCCAAAGGACAGTTCAACACTCTCCACCTAGCAACCCATGGAAACATGAACTATGGTGAAATAACCAAGTCGTTTCTGACCATGGCAAAAAAAGGTGCCGGACAGGATCCACTCTCCGACGGGCAACTGACAATTAACGAGGTGTGGGGATTGACGAACCTGAGAAATTATAAACTCGTAACTCTCTCCGCCTGCAAAACAGCAATCAGTGAGGAATTTGCCAAGGGCTGGCTTGTATCTCCAGCAAACGCTTTCCTTAAAATCGGTGTGCAAACAGTCGTAGCTTCCCTTTGGCAGGTGGAAGACGAGGCAACCTCCATCCTTATGACAGAGTTTTACACCAACCTGAAAACGATGTCAAAGAGTGAAGCTCTTCAAAAAGCCAAACTTAAACTGATTAAGAACCCCAAATATGCATTTCCATATTTCTGGGCTCCTTTCATAATGGTGGGGGACTACAGGTAA
- a CDS encoding site-specific DNA-methyltransferase: MMANRIDSIKHKEEKRLLIPSTEEAGLELANDAVENGKSQLEIPLNPVVTRGHDPELFWMNKYGNDDRQNLLKVDIRSLYRHEHITPELIIKNLYRLKHSVNEEESLFSINEMFGNMLDRDELDKISSYYRHFDGWTNRLIQGDSLLVMTSLLEREGMAGQVQTIYIDPPYGVKYNSNWQVKLNSKDVKDGSDESLAGEPEVIKAYRDTWELGIHSYLSYLRDRLLVAKNLLKESGSCFVQISDENIHLVRNLLDEVFGSENFVSIIPFRKTVGATSELLPVVNDYIIWYARKKDLIKFRSLYRRKNIGERDVKFKWYEKGKNLVKISDLGEDVQLNPDNIVALDDLTSQDPSPTGGFGIDFQGNTYYPPQNRHWRTTKDGIERLLNLDRIVNSGERLLFKRFLSDRHLSEETNFWFDTVNSFEVKDYVVQTNQLVIHRCLIMSSDPGDLILDPTCGGGTTAYVAENLGRRWITIDTSRIALNITKQRLLTANFPYYKLYDSISRDIRQGFVYKKFPRITLKSLANNEPPETEILYDQPEIDKNLMRVTGPFTVETLQNFEPLSPDDFAKEKKAGDSSTFENVIKDHLLSAGIKNGRKDEHAKFSRVELLAGEYINAEGFYNTGTGERKAYFYIGPKFGTVSKMAVNNAIKECRSLGDADWLVILGFSFESEIANTQQTMSMGTFEVTKVRMNDDLLQDGLKKKPAKSAASFITIGEPDILVEEENGFATVEILGVDIYDPISDKVNPRDLHDIAYWMVDDDYDSSNFVVKQIFFCGGNKDEFNKWKKGLSNLAKEGTRKKVEHTLRIEIDEEAFDRLYGFRSHPIKIKENNHKIAVRVISQFGEETMKVYKVR, translated from the coding sequence ATGATGGCAAACAGAATTGATTCAATAAAACATAAAGAAGAAAAACGGCTGCTGATCCCCTCTACTGAGGAAGCAGGTTTGGAGCTCGCAAACGATGCTGTGGAAAACGGTAAATCCCAACTTGAGATTCCTCTTAATCCCGTCGTAACACGGGGTCACGACCCTGAACTCTTCTGGATGAACAAGTATGGTAATGATGACAGACAGAATTTGCTCAAGGTTGACATCCGAAGCCTCTACAGACATGAACACATAACACCAGAACTGATAATTAAAAATCTTTATCGCCTCAAACATTCCGTTAATGAAGAGGAATCTCTTTTCAGCATCAACGAAATGTTTGGAAACATGCTGGACAGGGATGAACTTGACAAAATCAGTTCCTACTACCGTCACTTTGACGGCTGGACCAACCGGTTGATTCAGGGGGACAGCCTTCTTGTAATGACCAGCCTTCTTGAAAGAGAAGGAATGGCGGGCCAGGTACAGACCATTTATATCGACCCGCCTTACGGAGTAAAATATAACAGTAACTGGCAGGTAAAACTCAATAGTAAAGATGTAAAAGACGGAAGTGATGAAAGTCTCGCCGGTGAGCCGGAAGTTATCAAGGCGTATAGAGATACCTGGGAGTTGGGAATTCATTCCTATCTCAGTTATCTCAGAGATCGTCTACTGGTTGCGAAAAATCTCTTAAAAGAAAGCGGAAGTTGCTTTGTTCAAATTTCTGATGAAAATATTCATTTAGTAAGAAATTTGTTGGATGAGGTTTTTGGAAGCGAAAATTTTGTCAGTATCATACCATTTAGAAAAACTGTTGGAGCGACCTCAGAATTATTACCCGTAGTAAATGATTACATAATTTGGTATGCAAGAAAAAAAGATTTGATCAAATTCCGATCACTCTATCGTAGAAAAAACATCGGTGAACGAGATGTCAAGTTTAAATGGTACGAAAAGGGTAAAAATTTGGTAAAAATATCAGATTTGGGAGAAGATGTACAACTTAATCCAGATAATATTGTGGCCTTGGATGATCTTACATCCCAAGACCCCTCTCCGACTGGAGGATTCGGGATAGATTTTCAAGGTAATACTTATTATCCGCCTCAAAATAGACACTGGCGAACAACTAAAGATGGTATCGAAAGACTATTAAATTTGGACAGAATAGTAAATTCTGGCGAAAGATTGTTATTTAAGAGGTTTTTAAGTGATAGGCATCTATCGGAAGAAACAAATTTTTGGTTTGATACTGTCAATTCATTCGAGGTCAAGGACTATGTAGTTCAAACCAATCAACTTGTTATACATCGTTGTCTCATTATGTCCTCAGATCCAGGAGATCTTATCCTTGATCCAACTTGTGGGGGTGGAACAACCGCATATGTAGCTGAAAATTTGGGAAGAAGATGGATTACAATTGATACAAGTAGAATTGCGCTGAATATCACAAAGCAAAGATTACTTACTGCCAACTTTCCGTATTATAAACTATATGACTCAATTTCAAGAGACATCAGGCAAGGATTTGTCTATAAAAAATTCCCTCGAATAACTCTAAAAAGCCTTGCAAACAATGAACCGCCTGAGACAGAGATCCTTTATGACCAACCGGAAATTGATAAAAATCTTATGCGAGTAACGGGACCATTTACCGTCGAGACACTTCAAAACTTTGAACCACTTTCACCGGATGATTTCGCAAAAGAAAAGAAAGCGGGAGACAGTTCAACATTCGAAAATGTTATCAAAGATCATCTGCTTTCTGCGGGTATAAAGAACGGCAGAAAAGACGAGCACGCAAAATTTTCAAGAGTCGAACTGCTTGCCGGAGAGTATATTAATGCAGAGGGATTTTACAATACAGGTACAGGGGAGAGAAAAGCATACTTTTATATTGGTCCCAAGTTTGGAACAGTAAGTAAAATGGCTGTGAATAACGCAATAAAAGAGTGTCGCAGTCTGGGAGATGCAGACTGGCTTGTTATCCTTGGATTCAGTTTTGAAAGTGAAATTGCCAATACACAACAAACCATGAGCATGGGCACTTTCGAAGTAACAAAGGTACGGATGAACGATGATCTGTTACAAGACGGCCTAAAAAAGAAGCCTGCCAAATCTGCAGCATCTTTCATCACCATTGGTGAACCGGACATCCTTGTGGAGGAAGAAAACGGCTTTGCAACTGTTGAGATACTCGGAGTGGATATTTACGATCCCATCAGCGACAAAGTTAATCCCCGTGATTTGCACGACATTGCCTACTGGATGGTTGATGACGACTATGACAGCAGCAATTTCGTAGTAAAACAGATTTTCTTCTGTGGCGGCAACAAAGATGAGTTCAACAAATGGAAAAAAGGCTTAAGCAACCTTGCCAAAGAAGGCACCCGTAAAAAAGTAGAACACACCCTCAGAATCGAAATCGATGAGGAAGCGTTCGACCGTCTCTACGGTTTCCGCTCACACCCGATCAAAATAAAAGAAAACAATCACAAAATCGCCGTCCGGGTCATCTCCCAATTCGGGGAAGAGACCATGAAGGTTTATAAGGTGAGGTGA